A window from Pangasianodon hypophthalmus isolate fPanHyp1 chromosome 16, fPanHyp1.pri, whole genome shotgun sequence encodes these proteins:
- the LOC128317060 gene encoding uncharacterized protein LOC128317060, protein MKILIIFTFYLISGPVDCSDVIGYSGGSVIIFSNIKWYDHNSKYICKVDGKDCTDIIRADTKRHQVHDGRFMLYSNTENFFLVLIRKLKPQDAGTYRFGLGNQSNSTVNLKVHNNASCGVPKIMNACLGQNITITCKYPGEYERNSKYVNSVDDDNFIKAILDTNTKFQNGRFSISDDRSAKVLSVNISDVREADEVFYLFGVWNGAGSVRYYSYFTEMYLHVTGLSANIQPATTGSCMMTSAAPRETPSPLCFSSSVIIIISVCVCVALLLIGGFALIIYKLRCKRIQDYTPSSKRRDNNPVSNCFHVGVCECVSVLE, encoded by the exons ATGAAGATTCTCATCATCTTCACCTTCTACCtgatctcag GTCCAGTAGACTGCTCTGATGTGATTGGTTACTCAGGAGGAAGTGTCATTATATTCTCTAACATAAAGTGGTACGACCACAatagtaaatatatttgtaagGTGGACGGAAAAGACTGCACTGATATAATACGTGCTGACACCAAACGCCACCAAGTTCACGATGGAAGATTTATGTTGTATTCAAACACAGAAAACTTCTTCTTAGTATTGATCAGAAAGCTGAAGCCACAGGACGCTGGAACATACAGATTTGGTTTGGGGAATCAGAGCAACTCCACTGTGAACCTAAAAGTTCATAATA ATGCATCTTGTGGGGTGCCAAAAATAATGAACGCTTGTCTTGGGCAAAATATCACCATCACCTGTAAATATCCAGGGGAGTATGAGAGAAACAGCAAATATGTCAACTCAGTGGATGATGACAATTTTATTAAAGCCATTCTTGATACTAACACAAAATTTCAGAACGGCAGATTCTCCATTTCTGATGACAGAAGTGCTAAAGTTCTCAGTGTGAACATCAGCGACGTGAGAGAAGCtgatgaagtattttatttatttggcgtGTGGAACGGAGCAGGGTCAGTCAGATATTACTCCTACTTTACAGAGATGTATCTACATGTTACAG GATTGAGCGCAAACATTCAACCAGCAACAACAGGGTCCTGCATGATGACATCAGCAGCACCGAGAGAAACTCCATCTCCATTGTGTTTCA GTTCctctgtcatcatcatcatcagtgtgtgtgtctgtgtggctcTGCTGCTGATTGGAGGATTTGCACTGATCATCTACAAACTGAGATGCAAGAGAATACAAG ATTATACTCCTTCATCCAAGAGGAGAGACAATAATCCAGTGAGTAACTGTTtccatgtgggtgtgtgtgagtgtgtgagtgttctcGAGTAA